One Thermococcus celericrescens genomic region harbors:
- a CDS encoding adenine nucleotide alpha hydrolase family protein: MKAVALLSSGIDSPVAIYLMLRKGFEVTPVHFRQSGTKESKVFELCEVLGKYGKLNEPVIVDAYEEQAPVFSKLAEIGKGKWTCLFCKWTMLRKACRIGHEIGAEAIVTGDSLGQVASQTLDNLMIISSASDLPILRPLIGMDKEEIVGIAREIGTFEVSIEPEEPCPFVPRYPVVRGSLGEFERIKERLMEESAL; the protein is encoded by the coding sequence ATGAAGGCAGTGGCGCTCTTAAGTTCGGGCATTGACTCGCCGGTGGCGATCTACCTCATGCTTAGAAAGGGCTTTGAAGTGACCCCCGTTCACTTCAGACAGAGCGGTACGAAGGAGTCCAAGGTTTTTGAGCTCTGCGAGGTTCTCGGAAAGTACGGAAAGCTGAATGAGCCGGTTATAGTAGATGCCTACGAGGAACAGGCACCGGTTTTTTCGAAGCTGGCAGAGATTGGAAAGGGAAAGTGGACGTGCCTCTTCTGCAAGTGGACGATGCTGAGGAAGGCCTGCCGGATCGGGCATGAAATCGGGGCGGAGGCCATAGTAACCGGGGACTCCCTCGGCCAGGTGGCAAGTCAGACCCTCGACAACCTCATGATAATAAGCTCCGCCAGCGACCTGCCGATTCTGAGGCCGCTCATAGGGATGGACAAGGAGGAGATAGTTGGAATCGCCAGGGAGATAGGGACGTTCGAGGTGAGCATCGAGCCTGAGGAGCCATGCCCCTTCGTGCCGAGGTATCCTGTTGTCAGGGGCTCGCTCGGTGAGTTCGAGAGGATAAAGGAACGGCTCATGGAGGAAAGTGCCCTCTGA
- a CDS encoding MFS transporter: MRTDSKALYLILIAGFFAILGSTMSKSPTLPLYAQSIGLGKGEIGLVAAASTVTGIFVNFASGLLSDVYGRKRLLKMSGFVFLSAPLMYFLAGDALTLALVRVYYGVATAIFVPVSFALVSDLYPEGKGTFMGFLSSSTLVGRALAPVLAGSIIYFLGFSLVFVLCSLTGLVVFALTFRFPETGGELKRFEFTFSGELLLIGLLDAAVYMAYQGIETFLPLFYYLQDKAWLSGLILTVEIAIMAVVKPYAGYLSDRIGRTKPIVAGMTMVGLAMFMLALSDSLPLVVLGAVVFSVGASISEASTKPLATEVSKLRGTALGFLESVKDIGQALGPVLIGFLGFRTGFLFVGVFGLGALAVFLLRANRGFSRGINR, encoded by the coding sequence GTGAGAACCGACTCCAAGGCCCTCTATCTCATCCTTATCGCGGGATTCTTCGCGATCCTAGGTTCCACAATGAGCAAGTCCCCCACGCTTCCCCTCTACGCCCAGAGCATCGGGCTCGGAAAGGGAGAAATCGGCCTCGTGGCTGCCGCCTCGACGGTGACGGGCATCTTCGTAAACTTCGCGTCGGGCCTTCTCAGCGACGTTTACGGACGGAAGAGGCTCCTCAAGATGAGCGGCTTCGTTTTTCTCAGCGCCCCGCTGATGTACTTTCTCGCGGGCGACGCTTTGACCCTCGCCCTTGTCAGGGTTTACTACGGCGTTGCGACGGCCATTTTCGTTCCAGTGTCCTTCGCCCTGGTCAGCGACCTCTATCCGGAGGGGAAGGGCACCTTCATGGGTTTCCTGAGCTCGTCAACCCTCGTCGGCCGCGCCCTTGCCCCCGTCCTCGCGGGAAGCATCATATACTTCCTTGGCTTTTCCTTGGTCTTCGTCCTCTGCTCACTGACGGGGCTGGTGGTTTTTGCCCTCACCTTCAGGTTCCCCGAGACAGGGGGCGAGCTCAAGAGGTTTGAGTTCACGTTCAGCGGGGAGCTCCTCCTAATCGGCCTCCTGGACGCGGCCGTGTACATGGCTTATCAGGGCATAGAAACCTTCCTGCCCCTCTTCTACTACCTCCAGGACAAGGCCTGGCTCTCCGGACTGATACTGACGGTGGAAATCGCCATAATGGCGGTCGTTAAACCCTACGCGGGCTATCTCAGCGATAGGATTGGCAGGACGAAGCCAATAGTGGCGGGCATGACCATGGTGGGCCTGGCGATGTTCATGCTTGCCCTCTCGGATTCCCTTCCTCTGGTGGTTCTGGGTGCGGTGGTCTTCTCGGTGGGCGCCTCGATAAGCGAGGCCTCAACGAAGCCCCTGGCCACGGAAGTCTCGAAGCTCCGTGGAACGGCATTAGGCTTTTTAGAGAGCGTAAAGGACATCGGCCAGGCGCTGGGGCCGGTTTTGATAGGATTTCTCGGGTTTAGAACAGGATTTCTCTTCGTGGGGGTGTTTGGATTGGGGGCATTGGCGGTTTTTCTCCTGCGGGCCAACAGAGGTTTCTCGCGGGGAATCAACCGTTGA
- the thiI gene encoding tRNA uracil 4-sulfurtransferase ThiI, protein MFNVVIVRYGEIGTKSRQTRRWFESILMNNIREALVSEGIEFKKVEAKHGRVLVKTNKAREAVDVLGRVFGIVSLSPAMEIDAELDKINRTALKLFRRKKRELGLERPRFKVTARRITKEFPLKSPEVQAKVGEYILGKEESEVDLHNYDIEVGVELMEGKAYVFVDKIYSWGGLPIGTQGKVVALLSGGIDSPVAAFLMMKRGVEVIPVHIYMGEKTLDKVRRIWNQLRRYGYGGKGELIVVKPKERERILEKLREMKKEKYTCVFCKYMMVRHADRIAREFGAKGIVMGDSLGQVASQTLENMYIVSQATDLPIYRPLVGLDKEEIVRIAKEIGTFELSTLPEDEIPFIPKHPVIRGSWEEFRKLYRAVFGEEPRKRQC, encoded by the coding sequence ATGTTCAACGTGGTGATCGTCAGATACGGTGAGATAGGAACCAAATCCCGGCAGACCAGGAGATGGTTCGAGAGCATACTCATGAACAACATCCGCGAGGCACTGGTGAGCGAGGGGATTGAGTTCAAAAAGGTCGAGGCGAAGCACGGGAGGGTTCTCGTGAAGACGAACAAGGCGAGGGAGGCCGTTGACGTTCTTGGGCGAGTCTTTGGCATAGTGTCGCTCTCCCCTGCGATGGAAATTGACGCCGAGCTGGATAAGATTAACCGGACGGCCCTGAAGCTCTTCAGAAGGAAGAAGAGGGAGCTCGGCCTTGAAAGGCCCCGCTTCAAGGTCACCGCCAGGAGGATAACGAAGGAGTTTCCGCTCAAGAGCCCCGAGGTTCAGGCCAAGGTCGGTGAGTACATCCTTGGGAAGGAGGAGAGCGAGGTTGACCTGCACAACTACGACATCGAGGTCGGCGTTGAGCTGATGGAGGGTAAAGCCTACGTCTTCGTTGATAAAATCTACTCCTGGGGCGGTCTGCCGATTGGCACCCAGGGCAAGGTCGTTGCCCTCCTCAGTGGGGGCATCGATTCCCCGGTAGCGGCGTTCCTCATGATGAAGCGCGGTGTCGAGGTCATCCCGGTTCACATCTACATGGGCGAGAAGACCCTTGACAAGGTCAGGAGGATATGGAACCAGCTTAGGCGGTACGGCTATGGCGGAAAGGGTGAGTTGATAGTCGTCAAGCCCAAAGAGCGCGAGAGAATCCTTGAGAAGCTGCGCGAGATGAAGAAGGAGAAGTACACCTGCGTCTTCTGCAAGTACATGATGGTGAGGCACGCGGATAGAATAGCGAGGGAGTTCGGGGCGAAGGGCATCGTCATGGGTGATTCCCTTGGACAGGTCGCTTCGCAGACCCTTGAGAACATGTACATAGTCAGCCAGGCGACGGACCTGCCGATATACCGTCCGCTCGTGGGGCTCGACAAGGAGGAAATCGTCAGGATAGCGAAGGAGATAGGAACCTTCGAGCTCTCAACCCTGCCGGAGGACGAGATTCCATTCATACCAAAGCATCCGGTTATAAGGGGCTCTTGGGAGGAGTTCAGGAAACTCTACAGGGCTGTTTTTGGAGAAGAACCTCGGAAAAGGCAGTGCTGA
- a CDS encoding sugar phosphate isomerase/epimerase family protein, translating into MIGLSMTAYPGRDLLEFEGWVGRAKKLGFDFVEILSEWPHYLTRDNYRLFEEVLDGWSMKRTVHAPFSDVNIGSFNDRLRRTSLEVIHEAIELAAELDALSVTIHPGHCSPVSVKNRRKYLEIHRESLRKIAEWGFEYGVRVGVENMPRFVILDAQTCERLWEILGDVEIGVTFDVGHLNTTTGKFERFLEVLGDRIVHVHLHDNRGERDEHLALGDGIVPWVRVLPKLPRVTWALEVGDIESARRSLEFLRNLH; encoded by the coding sequence ATGATAGGTCTCTCCATGACGGCCTATCCCGGAAGGGACCTTCTTGAATTTGAGGGATGGGTGGGTAGGGCGAAAAAGCTGGGCTTTGATTTCGTTGAGATTCTGAGCGAATGGCCCCACTACCTGACGAGGGACAACTACCGCCTCTTCGAGGAGGTTCTTGACGGCTGGAGCATGAAGAGAACCGTTCATGCGCCGTTCAGCGACGTCAACATAGGCTCTTTCAACGACAGGCTGAGGAGAACATCGCTGGAGGTAATCCACGAGGCCATCGAACTGGCGGCCGAGCTCGACGCCCTCTCCGTCACGATACACCCAGGCCACTGCTCTCCGGTCAGCGTGAAGAACCGGAGGAAGTACCTGGAGATACACCGGGAATCCCTGAGGAAAATCGCCGAATGGGGATTCGAGTACGGAGTCAGGGTCGGCGTCGAGAACATGCCGCGCTTCGTAATCCTCGATGCCCAGACGTGCGAGAGGCTGTGGGAGATACTCGGTGACGTCGAGATAGGGGTGACCTTCGACGTTGGACACCTAAACACTACAACTGGAAAGTTCGAGCGCTTCCTGGAGGTTCTCGGGGACAGAATAGTTCACGTTCACCTCCACGACAACCGCGGCGAGAGGGACGAGCACCTGGCCCTGGGCGATGGCATCGTCCCGTGGGTCAGAGTGCTTCCAAAGCTCCCGAGGGTGACGTGGGCCCTTGAAGTCGGCGACATCGAATCTGCCAGGAGAAGCCTCGAATTTTTGAGAAATCTGCATTGA
- a CDS encoding acetate--CoA ligase family protein, translating to MVEKIVEEMRPFFDPKAVAIIGATNKKGKVGNVIFENFKMNKERGVFKGNIYPVNPKLDEIEGYKVYKSVEELPEDTDLAVISIPAPFVPDTMRQVAKKGIKSAIIITGGFGELGEEGKKLEREILEIARENGIRIIGPNCVGVYVPDTGVDTVFLPESKMDRPKSGPIAFVSQSGAFAAAMLDWAAMAGIGIGKMVSYGNKLDVDDADLMDYFIHDEGINVVTFYIEGVKEGRKFIEAAKRITQVKPVIALKSGRTEYGAKAASSHTGSLAGADTIYDAVFKQTGVIRAEDFEHMFDLAKAFAALKDKLPKGARIGIITDGGGAGVMASDAVAKFGLKMADLSEETLKYLKENFPPHAVPGNPTDVVGDTDAERYRIAIEGFVNDPNVDAILVIVLFQVPLLEEEKIIDILAEYQKKSDKPIVAVAMGGKKTDHYARILEDKGVPVYPTPERGVRALAGLVKYAEYLRRGA from the coding sequence ATGGTGGAAAAGATAGTTGAGGAAATGAGGCCCTTCTTCGACCCGAAGGCGGTCGCTATCATCGGTGCAACCAACAAGAAGGGTAAAGTTGGAAACGTCATCTTTGAGAACTTCAAGATGAACAAGGAGCGCGGGGTCTTCAAGGGCAACATATACCCGGTGAACCCCAAGCTCGACGAGATAGAGGGCTACAAAGTCTACAAGAGCGTCGAAGAGCTTCCGGAGGACACTGACCTGGCAGTCATCTCGATTCCCGCCCCGTTCGTCCCGGACACCATGAGGCAGGTAGCGAAGAAGGGAATAAAGTCCGCCATCATCATCACCGGCGGCTTCGGTGAGCTCGGTGAGGAAGGAAAGAAGCTGGAGCGCGAGATTCTTGAGATAGCCAGGGAGAACGGAATAAGGATTATCGGCCCGAACTGTGTCGGCGTCTACGTTCCGGACACCGGCGTTGACACCGTTTTCCTGCCGGAGAGCAAGATGGACAGGCCGAAGAGCGGCCCGATAGCCTTCGTCAGCCAGAGCGGTGCCTTCGCGGCTGCGATGCTCGACTGGGCCGCGATGGCGGGGATAGGAATCGGCAAGATGGTTAGCTACGGCAACAAGCTCGACGTTGACGACGCCGACCTTATGGACTACTTCATCCACGATGAGGGTATAAACGTCGTCACCTTCTACATCGAGGGCGTCAAGGAGGGCAGGAAGTTCATAGAGGCCGCCAAGAGGATAACCCAGGTCAAGCCGGTCATAGCCCTCAAGAGCGGAAGGACCGAGTACGGTGCCAAGGCCGCCTCTTCCCACACCGGTTCACTCGCCGGTGCCGACACGATTTACGATGCCGTCTTCAAGCAGACCGGTGTCATCCGCGCCGAGGACTTCGAGCACATGTTCGACCTCGCGAAGGCCTTCGCTGCGCTCAAGGACAAGCTTCCGAAGGGGGCCAGGATAGGAATAATCACCGACGGCGGTGGAGCGGGAGTCATGGCCAGCGATGCCGTTGCCAAGTTCGGCCTCAAGATGGCCGACCTCAGCGAGGAGACCCTCAAGTACCTGAAGGAGAACTTCCCGCCGCACGCCGTTCCGGGCAACCCCACAGACGTCGTCGGTGACACCGACGCCGAGAGGTACAGAATCGCCATCGAGGGCTTCGTGAACGACCCCAACGTTGACGCTATCCTCGTCATAGTCCTCTTCCAGGTCCCGCTCCTCGAGGAGGAGAAGATAATCGACATCCTAGCCGAGTACCAGAAGAAGAGCGACAAGCCGATCGTTGCGGTGGCGATGGGCGGTAAGAAGACCGACCACTACGCCAGAATCCTCGAGGACAAGGGAGTTCCCGTTTACCCGACCCCCGAGAGGGGTGTCCGCGCCCTGGCGGGCCTTGTTAAGTACGCCGAATACCTCAGGAGGGGGGCCTGA
- a CDS encoding RNA-guided endonuclease InsQ/TnpB family protein codes for MKRSVTIKLQPSKTQEKILFELAHASAVIWNKLNYQRLKQFKDFGKIDFNGTEKEAYHEFKNWIGGSTVQQLARKNAESWRSFFALNRKKKSGELPEWFRPKPPGFVGKENGKKLFIIPLRNDQYRINGNVIELRRLGKFGRLRIQFKGRVHLKGKQGRLEITYDEVKRKWYAKINLTVEEKLIGNEWIKLPRTPMGNLSAGIDLGVNNLMAVYVENGESFLVNGRPLKSIAFHWRKRIADYQSKLNKSGAKTSRKLKRMHGKARLQGRHYINTAVRQTVEKLYRLGVSRIVVGYPKGIARNSDKGRRQNFLLSHVWRFNTVIQRLKEVAEEYGILVEVVGEAFTSQLCPLCGQRHADGRIFRGLFKCRGEGVVMNADLVGAFNILKRVVRTITPSRPALAGGRGNWGKAVPEGFSEPSSKRVVMRTPQTSPPLG; via the coding sequence ATGAAGCGCTCAGTAACCATCAAACTCCAGCCAAGCAAAACCCAAGAGAAAATCCTCTTCGAATTAGCTCACGCTTCAGCGGTAATCTGGAACAAGCTGAACTATCAGAGGCTCAAACAATTCAAGGACTTCGGGAAAATCGACTTTAATGGAACGGAGAAGGAAGCTTACCACGAGTTCAAAAACTGGATTGGCGGCTCAACAGTCCAGCAATTAGCCAGGAAGAACGCTGAAAGCTGGAGGAGTTTCTTCGCACTCAACAGAAAGAAAAAGAGTGGAGAATTGCCAGAGTGGTTCAGGCCGAAACCTCCGGGATTCGTCGGGAAAGAGAACGGAAAGAAACTGTTCATTATCCCACTCCGAAACGACCAGTATCGGATTAACGGGAACGTTATCGAACTGCGAAGACTTGGAAAGTTTGGAAGATTGAGGATTCAATTCAAGGGGAGGGTTCACCTTAAGGGCAAGCAGGGGCGCTTGGAGATAACTTACGACGAGGTAAAGCGCAAATGGTATGCGAAAATCAACCTCACCGTCGAGGAGAAACTAATTGGAAACGAGTGGATTAAACTTCCAAGAACTCCAATGGGGAACCTCTCTGCTGGCATTGATTTGGGAGTGAACAACTTAATGGCCGTTTACGTCGAGAACGGTGAGAGTTTCTTAGTTAATGGGAGACCCTTAAAGAGTATCGCCTTCCACTGGCGGAAGAGGATTGCGGATTATCAGTCCAAACTCAACAAAAGCGGAGCCAAAACGAGCAGGAAACTCAAAAGAATGCACGGGAAGGCGAGACTTCAGGGGAGGCATTACATTAACACGGCAGTGAGGCAGACGGTGGAAAAGCTTTACCGTCTCGGGGTTTCGAGGATTGTTGTTGGTTATCCAAAGGGAATCGCAAGGAACTCTGATAAGGGCAGAAGGCAGAATTTTCTCCTCTCCCACGTCTGGCGGTTCAACACGGTGATTCAAAGGCTCAAGGAAGTTGCGGAAGAGTATGGTATTCTCGTTGAGGTTGTTGGTGAGGCTTTCACTTCCCAGCTTTGCCCTCTCTGCGGCCAACGCCACGCTGATGGGAGGATTTTTAGGGGTTTGTTTAAGTGCCGTGGAGAGGGCGTTGTAATGAACGCTGACTTAGTTGGAGCGTTTAATATCTTAAAGAGGGTGGTGAGAACGATAACCCCGAGCCGTCCAGCCCTGGCTGGAGGTAGGGGTAATTGGGGCAAGGCCGTCCCGGAGGGGTTCTCCGAACCCTCTTCAAAGAGGGTGGTGATGAGAACCCCTCAAACTTCCCCGCCTTTGGGTTAG
- a CDS encoding DUF998 domain-containing protein, with amino-acid sequence MDFAKLSAYISLSLPIIFIVGLLIVVSQNPWFSFKGNALSDMGSIKNPINYYFNGFLMVFAVLGFIAAIGALRRGLAYLMPLAMVFLFLVGVFPEEYAPHAPAAVFFYVLALADIAIIGLKLGRNGLSAGYAWSVLAVLTFALMIYLVKAGVFKGLAIPELVGAATILAWFTYIGLLQLKGFKL; translated from the coding sequence ATGGACTTCGCCAAGCTGTCCGCGTACATCAGCCTCTCCCTCCCCATTATCTTTATCGTGGGACTGCTCATCGTTGTGAGCCAGAACCCATGGTTCTCCTTCAAGGGAAACGCCCTGAGCGACATGGGGTCGATAAAAAATCCGATTAACTACTACTTCAACGGCTTTCTGATGGTCTTCGCGGTTCTCGGTTTCATAGCCGCCATCGGGGCCCTCAGGCGTGGTCTCGCCTACCTGATGCCCCTCGCGATGGTTTTCCTGTTCCTCGTTGGAGTTTTTCCTGAGGAGTACGCGCCGCACGCCCCGGCGGCGGTCTTCTTCTACGTTCTGGCCCTGGCGGATATAGCGATCATCGGCCTGAAGCTCGGGAGAAACGGACTTTCGGCCGGCTACGCCTGGAGCGTTCTGGCGGTTCTCACCTTCGCCCTGATGATCTACCTCGTGAAGGCTGGGGTCTTTAAGGGGCTCGCGATTCCAGAGCTGGTTGGCGCCGCCACGATACTTGCGTGGTTCACATACATCGGCCTGCTCCAGCTCAAGGGTTTCAAACTCTGA
- a CDS encoding acetate--CoA ligase family protein gives MKEEALKVIEEVLKSGRTSLVEYEAKQVLKAYGLPVPEEKLAKTLDEALKYAEEIGYPVAMKLMSPQILHKSDAKVVLLNIKTPEELKEKWELIHENARKYRPDAEILGVLVAPMLKVGREIIIGVTEDPQFGHALMFGLGGIFVEVLKDVTFRIVPITERDARKMIRDIKSYPILAGARGEEPADIDAIVNLLLKVSELVNDLDDYIKEMDLNPVFVYEKGKGAVVVDARIILKG, from the coding sequence ATGAAGGAGGAAGCCCTTAAAGTTATTGAAGAGGTTTTGAAGTCCGGAAGGACTTCGCTCGTTGAGTACGAGGCAAAGCAGGTTCTCAAAGCCTACGGCCTCCCGGTTCCAGAGGAAAAGCTCGCCAAGACCCTGGACGAGGCACTCAAGTACGCCGAGGAAATCGGCTATCCCGTTGCCATGAAGCTGATGTCCCCGCAGATTCTCCACAAGAGCGACGCTAAGGTCGTCCTTCTCAACATCAAGACTCCAGAGGAGCTGAAGGAGAAGTGGGAGCTCATCCACGAGAACGCGCGCAAATACCGCCCGGACGCTGAAATTCTGGGTGTTCTCGTGGCCCCGATGCTCAAGGTCGGGAGGGAGATCATCATAGGCGTCACCGAAGACCCGCAGTTCGGCCACGCCCTCATGTTCGGTCTCGGTGGAATCTTCGTCGAGGTTCTCAAGGACGTCACCTTCCGCATAGTGCCCATAACCGAGCGCGATGCCAGGAAGATGATAAGGGACATAAAGAGCTACCCGATTCTCGCAGGGGCCCGCGGCGAGGAGCCGGCGGACATAGACGCAATAGTCAACCTCCTCCTCAAGGTCAGCGAGCTCGTCAACGACCTCGACGACTACATCAAGGAGATGGACCTCAACCCCGTCTTCGTCTACGAGAAGGGCAAGGGTGCCGTCGTCGTTGACGCCAGGATAATCCTGAAGGGCTGA
- a CDS encoding cysteine synthase family protein, with the protein MYFAKLEFFNPFSRSIKDRTAFNMLLKALERGDINGTALFEASSGNTSVSLAALSNVLGIDFRAYLPRPTPKATQVLLRVLGAEVVVTDFETINTEMVEFVKGGARKAGAANLNQFENDDNFDAHYRFTAREIEEQLRSIGKTPDVIIAGIGTSGHIAGIASYFKERYDTQVIGVVPAKGEKIPGIKRLETRPKWYFQVEIDRVVEITRKEAIEGAIRVARSDGLLIGLSSGAVVKGYEKVVGELGEGTYVLIFPDDGFKYVEVFESYLGMT; encoded by the coding sequence ATGTATTTTGCCAAGTTGGAGTTCTTTAATCCCTTCAGCAGGAGCATAAAGGACAGAACGGCTTTTAACATGCTTTTAAAGGCCCTTGAACGCGGGGACATCAACGGCACGGCCCTTTTTGAGGCAAGCTCCGGCAACACCAGCGTCTCCCTCGCTGCCCTGAGCAACGTTCTCGGCATAGACTTCAGGGCGTACCTCCCGAGACCAACACCGAAAGCAACTCAAGTTCTCCTGAGGGTTCTAGGGGCAGAGGTCGTTGTCACCGACTTCGAGACCATCAACACGGAGATGGTCGAGTTCGTCAAAGGGGGGGCTAGGAAAGCAGGGGCCGCGAACCTCAACCAGTTCGAGAACGACGACAACTTCGACGCCCACTACCGCTTCACCGCCAGGGAGATCGAGGAACAGCTGAGGAGCATAGGGAAAACGCCCGACGTCATAATAGCCGGCATCGGAACTTCCGGACACATAGCTGGCATAGCGAGCTACTTCAAGGAGCGCTACGACACGCAGGTTATCGGCGTCGTGCCGGCGAAGGGCGAGAAGATACCCGGCATCAAGAGGCTTGAGACAAGGCCCAAGTGGTACTTCCAGGTCGAGATAGACAGAGTCGTGGAGATAACGAGAAAAGAGGCCATCGAAGGAGCCATCCGCGTTGCCAGAAGCGACGGCCTTCTCATAGGCCTCAGCTCCGGTGCCGTTGTTAAGGGTTATGAGAAAGTCGTCGGAGAGCTAGGCGAGGGGACGTACGTTCTCATATTCCCCGACGATGGGTTTAAATACGTCGAGGTATTTGAGAGCTATCTGGGGATGACATGA
- a CDS encoding potassium channel family protein, whose product MEEWDEIEVPKNVKDIFVEMKNTAELMVDLAYSSILFNEEEMAEEVLELEEYLDLLNYHLMVHAVLAARRPKEAEQITSILHMAHAIDDMSNAAADLAKMVIDGVELHPVITEAILGSEEIIGKIFVSAESILVGKTLEELDLAANTGVWIVAVRRGKRWIFDPDGDFKIFPGDILIGRGTNTSVDYLKEIARGNIKVMSNE is encoded by the coding sequence GTGGAAGAGTGGGACGAAATCGAGGTTCCTAAAAACGTCAAGGACATATTCGTCGAGATGAAGAACACCGCCGAGCTGATGGTTGACCTGGCCTACTCCTCCATACTCTTCAACGAGGAGGAGATGGCCGAGGAGGTACTCGAACTCGAGGAGTACCTCGATTTGCTCAACTATCACCTCATGGTCCATGCGGTTCTTGCCGCGCGGAGGCCGAAGGAGGCGGAGCAGATAACGTCCATCCTCCACATGGCGCACGCCATAGACGACATGTCCAACGCGGCGGCGGACCTCGCGAAAATGGTCATCGACGGCGTCGAGCTCCACCCCGTCATAACCGAGGCGATCCTCGGCAGCGAGGAGATAATCGGCAAGATTTTTGTCTCGGCCGAGTCTATACTCGTCGGAAAAACGCTGGAGGAGCTGGACCTCGCGGCCAACACCGGCGTCTGGATAGTGGCGGTGAGGAGGGGCAAACGCTGGATTTTCGACCCCGACGGGGACTTCAAGATATTCCCCGGCGACATTCTCATCGGGCGCGGGACGAACACCTCGGTGGACTACCTCAAGGAGATAGCCCGGGGCAACATCAAGGTGATGTCCAATGAGTGA
- a CDS encoding magnesium transporter, with amino-acid sequence MAVIGGEVREELKGKIKEAYRVTLPSLFTSQIFGLFGGTFLGKYFETIRTQFPGLLVVLPGIMGLRGNVFGSMASRFSTMLYLGDLEPSMRDKKVLKEIVLRMLISLIPIVLLWVIGVATGVKKNAFDVLLIVVTSTILVSFILGYFTSFVTIFSFRRGTDPDSVAAPLVASMGDFLTVPSLVLFILLIECSPKGFRVFNYAVLALFAVVAAISRVRKAEFVELKQVFMTITGLALLSTVSGSILARFSEIIQASVILSFIYPAILSSFGNYGSIIAAKTSTKLHLGEIESFICWKPLTDILALFTTAPVIGTTKLLIGIALVKLTTGMAVPSSAWIIFLTYPFMALFIMLYSYTVSYFLFQKNIDPDHVAIPLISNNSDIFGTIYVVLMAKLMVGG; translated from the coding sequence ATGGCAGTGATCGGCGGAGAGGTCAGGGAGGAGCTGAAGGGAAAGATCAAGGAAGCCTACAGGGTTACGCTGCCGTCCCTGTTCACCTCCCAGATATTCGGCCTATTCGGCGGCACGTTTCTGGGTAAGTACTTCGAGACCATAAGGACCCAGTTCCCGGGCCTCTTGGTGGTTCTGCCGGGCATAATGGGCCTCCGCGGGAACGTTTTCGGCTCGATGGCATCGCGCTTCTCCACGATGCTCTACCTCGGTGACCTCGAACCCTCCATGAGGGATAAGAAGGTTCTCAAGGAGATAGTCCTGAGAATGCTCATCTCGCTTATCCCGATAGTCCTGCTGTGGGTTATAGGCGTTGCCACGGGGGTAAAGAAGAACGCCTTCGACGTCCTTCTCATAGTCGTTACCTCGACGATACTCGTGTCCTTCATCCTCGGCTACTTCACCTCATTCGTCACGATATTCTCCTTCAGGCGCGGCACAGACCCGGACAGCGTTGCGGCCCCGCTGGTCGCTTCAATGGGCGATTTCCTGACGGTTCCCTCGCTGGTGCTGTTCATCCTTCTCATAGAGTGCTCACCGAAGGGATTCAGGGTCTTCAACTACGCGGTGCTGGCTCTATTTGCGGTCGTGGCTGCAATAAGCCGGGTCAGGAAGGCGGAGTTCGTTGAGCTCAAGCAGGTCTTCATGACGATAACCGGGCTGGCACTCCTCTCGACGGTATCGGGTTCAATACTCGCCAGGTTCAGCGAGATAATCCAGGCGTCGGTTATACTGAGCTTCATATACCCAGCGATACTTAGTTCATTTGGTAACTACGGCTCCATAATAGCCGCGAAAACCTCGACAAAGCTCCACCTCGGTGAGATAGAGAGCTTCATCTGCTGGAAGCCCCTCACAGACATCCTGGCGCTCTTCACGACGGCGCCTGTCATCGGAACAACGAAGCTCCTCATAGGCATCGCTCTGGTGAAGCTGACGACCGGGATGGCGGTTCCGAGCTCCGCCTGGATCATATTTCTCACGTACCCCTTCATGGCCCTGTTCATCATGCTCTACTCGTACACGGTCTCGTACTTCCTCTTTCAAAAGAACATAGACCCCGACCACGTGGCAATACCGCTCATCTCGAACAACAGCGATATATTCGGCACGATCTACGTCGTGCTCATGGCTAAGCTGATGGTGGGTGGTTGA